In Pontiella desulfatans, one DNA window encodes the following:
- a CDS encoding SUMF1/EgtB/PvdO family nonheme iron enzyme, producing MKTLIPTLLIASGALAAPETRLIPGGSFDMGDHHDLGGREHRNDELPIRTVTLKPFFMGTYELTNAEYVEFLNSAPVQVKDGFVYAIGTLLCDTRGGCEYSRFGYDGKRFGVLYGKEKHPATGIRWEGAAAYCNWLSLQEKLEPCYSKNWNHDFTKNGYRLPTEEEWEFAGRGGLYSPYRIFPWGDDDNPARANWPKSGDPFEKGDLPHTTPVGYYDGSKHDGYQTLDGSNGYGLHDMAGNVWEWCNDLYSQSSADPDTAKPMPDGKDYHVLRSGNWFNGEWGHSRVSNRNPGYFRGPQDPNHPYYHIGLRIARNAADVPLIAGELNILGDGFQFTEGPASDGNGNLFFTDIRANRIYRMDAAGKIEVFRENSGGANGLFFDADGNLLACEGANGSVTLNGETVLAEGFNKPNDLWIDPKGGVYFSDPIYGRTPKRKDGEHVYYILPDRSKVIRVVADFTRPNGIIGTPDGKTLYVADHGGGKIWKYAINPDGTLAGKTFFAGAASDGMTIDAAGNIYATQESVLIFNPNGKPIGEIKTPARPTNVTFGGKGNRTLFITARTHLCAVEMNASGAGVRSLESEGRRQKTEAKRPQERPEKPWLLEHADELDVDGDGAVARKEMLDEAEKAFKLYDKNKDGELAEAELKRKGMAKSAMGGFIKLHAEELDSNGDGTITEMEMMGETAKLFDKSDKNKDGKVDSQDESRLAPQSSRPQQGGGNRFAEMDANKDGTVSFDEFVELEKKKKGSVDASRAKQKFGQIDKDGSGTLSQQEVDAAPKGKGGRK from the coding sequence ATGAAAACACTTATACCGACCCTACTGATTGCATCCGGTGCACTGGCCGCGCCCGAAACCAGGTTGATTCCCGGCGGCTCGTTCGACATGGGCGACCACCACGATCTTGGCGGGCGCGAACACCGCAACGACGAGCTGCCGATACGGACGGTCACGCTCAAGCCCTTTTTCATGGGCACGTATGAACTGACCAATGCGGAGTACGTCGAGTTTCTCAACAGCGCCCCGGTGCAGGTTAAGGACGGCTTCGTCTATGCGATCGGCACCCTGCTGTGCGACACGCGTGGAGGTTGCGAATACAGCCGCTTCGGTTACGACGGCAAAAGGTTCGGCGTGCTCTACGGGAAGGAAAAGCATCCCGCAACGGGCATCCGCTGGGAGGGCGCGGCGGCCTATTGCAACTGGCTGAGCCTCCAGGAAAAACTGGAGCCCTGCTATTCCAAGAACTGGAACCATGATTTCACGAAAAACGGTTACCGCCTACCGACCGAGGAGGAGTGGGAATTCGCCGGCCGAGGGGGATTGTACAGCCCCTATCGCATCTTTCCGTGGGGCGACGACGATAATCCCGCCCGCGCCAACTGGCCCAAGTCCGGCGATCCCTTTGAAAAGGGCGACCTTCCCCACACCACCCCGGTCGGCTACTACGATGGATCGAAGCACGACGGCTATCAAACCCTCGACGGTTCCAACGGCTACGGGCTCCACGACATGGCCGGCAACGTTTGGGAATGGTGCAACGACCTCTACTCGCAAAGCTCCGCCGATCCGGACACCGCGAAGCCCATGCCCGATGGCAAGGACTACCACGTCCTGCGCAGCGGCAACTGGTTCAACGGCGAATGGGGCCACTCGCGCGTCTCCAACCGCAACCCCGGCTATTTCCGCGGCCCGCAGGATCCGAACCACCCCTACTACCACATTGGCCTGCGGATCGCCCGCAACGCCGCCGACGTTCCGTTGATCGCGGGGGAGCTGAACATCCTGGGCGACGGTTTCCAGTTCACGGAAGGCCCCGCTTCCGATGGCAACGGCAACCTCTTCTTTACGGACATTCGCGCCAACCGGATCTACCGCATGGACGCGGCCGGCAAGATCGAGGTGTTCAGGGAAAACTCGGGCGGAGCCAACGGATTGTTCTTTGATGCCGACGGCAACCTGCTCGCCTGCGAAGGGGCAAACGGCAGTGTGACGCTGAATGGGGAAACGGTGCTGGCAGAAGGATTCAACAAACCCAACGACCTATGGATCGACCCCAAGGGCGGCGTCTATTTTTCCGACCCCATCTATGGCCGCACCCCAAAGAGAAAGGACGGCGAACACGTCTACTACATCCTGCCCGACCGCTCGAAGGTTATCCGCGTCGTTGCCGACTTCACCCGCCCCAACGGCATCATCGGCACCCCCGATGGCAAGACCCTCTATGTCGCCGACCATGGCGGTGGAAAGATTTGGAAATATGCCATCAACCCCGATGGCACGCTGGCCGGAAAAACCTTTTTCGCCGGCGCCGCCAGCGATGGCATGACGATCGATGCCGCCGGCAATATCTACGCCACACAGGAATCGGTTCTAATTTTCAATCCCAACGGCAAACCCATCGGCGAGATCAAAACCCCGGCCCGCCCCACCAACGTCACCTTCGGCGGCAAAGGCAACCGCACCCTGTTCATCACCGCCCGCACCCACCTTTGCGCCGTCGAAATGAATGCTTCGGGAGCAGGAGTCAGGAGTCTGGAGTCCGAAGGCAGGCGACAGAAAACAGAAGCGAAGCGCCCGCAGGAGCGCCCCGAAAAACCGTGGCTGCTCGAACACGCCGATGAGTTGGATGTGGATGGCGACGGTGCCGTGGCGCGCAAGGAAATGCTCGATGAAGCGGAAAAGGCCTTCAAGCTTTACGACAAAAACAAGGACGGGGAGCTGGCCGAGGCGGAACTAAAAAGAAAAGGCATGGCCAAGTCGGCCATGGGGGGATTCATCAAACTGCATGCCGAAGAGCTCGACAGCAATGGCGATGGCACCATCACCGAAATGGAAATGATGGGGGAAACCGCCAAGTTGTTCGACAAGTCCGACAAAAACAAAGATGGCAAAGTCGACTCACAGGACGAATCACGCCTCGCGCCTCAATCGTCACGCCCTCAACAAGGCGGAGGGAACCGCTTTGCCGAAATGGACGCCAACAAAGACGGCACCGTTTCATTCGATGAATTTGTCGAGCTGGAGAAAAAGAAAAAAGGCTCGGTGGACGCGTCCCGCGCAAAGCAAAAGTTTGGGCAAATCGACAAGGATGGAAGTGGAACGCTTTCGCAACAGGAAGTGGATGCGGCGCCCAAAGGCAAGGGAGGCCGAAAATAA
- a CDS encoding sensor histidine kinase, protein MIRSFKLKIALFSVLLSGALLTGFGLFFIQMSYRIGIDRIDRELRALVDADMGKSQPSNHWNRFNDSLTGFFGDAADKQFLLRVSDKKNQPLFESAQWEKELVGAVLPSAPKAPPAEVPSEKQRTGRQRKSDRPPPTVLPLSEARFITINSWRIMTVGNAEITAQLGISLEPLNAEIARFRNALLLAVPVALLLMIGGGWLLAQLALRPVNAIARTARKVSALHLDERIPATRADHEFRQLIDLINEMLGRLEASFQQAVRFSADAAHELKTPLTILQGQLEAALQSAPDGSGDQRTYKEALDEVQRLKTIIRKLLLLAQADSGRLPLNAATIDFSQMIENLVEDIGILNPELEVAADVQPNVNIEADEELIEQVIQNLASNAVKFSEGESPITLSLTAGEQVEFTISNRGQGIPEEDNDRIFERFYRTDKAHSRKTDGTGLGLSLAREIAHAHGGTLELLNPAGRETTFSLKLPNRNQ, encoded by the coding sequence ATGATCCGATCGTTCAAACTTAAGATTGCCCTGTTCAGCGTGCTGCTGTCCGGTGCTTTGCTGACGGGCTTCGGGCTGTTCTTCATCCAGATGTCCTACCGGATCGGGATCGACCGCATCGATCGGGAGCTGCGCGCGCTGGTGGATGCGGACATGGGTAAATCGCAGCCGTCCAACCATTGGAACCGCTTCAACGATTCGCTCACCGGATTCTTTGGCGATGCCGCCGACAAGCAGTTTCTGCTGCGCGTCAGCGACAAAAAGAACCAGCCTCTTTTTGAATCGGCGCAATGGGAAAAAGAACTGGTTGGAGCCGTACTGCCATCCGCTCCCAAAGCCCCGCCGGCCGAAGTGCCGTCCGAAAAACAGCGCACAGGCCGGCAGCGTAAAAGCGATCGTCCCCCGCCCACCGTGCTCCCGCTCAGCGAGGCCCGGTTCATCACCATCAACAGCTGGCGCATCATGACCGTAGGCAACGCGGAAATCACTGCACAGCTTGGCATCAGCCTGGAGCCGCTGAACGCCGAGATCGCCCGCTTCCGCAACGCACTGCTGCTGGCCGTTCCGGTTGCGCTGCTGCTGATGATCGGCGGAGGCTGGTTGCTGGCCCAGCTCGCCCTGCGCCCGGTGAATGCCATCGCCCGCACCGCGCGAAAAGTGAGTGCCCTGCATCTCGACGAACGTATTCCGGCCACCCGTGCCGACCATGAATTCCGGCAACTGATCGACCTCATCAACGAAATGCTTGGACGGCTCGAAGCCAGCTTCCAGCAGGCGGTGCGCTTCAGCGCCGATGCCGCGCACGAGCTCAAGACACCGCTCACCATCCTGCAAGGCCAGCTCGAAGCCGCCCTGCAATCCGCGCCAGACGGCTCCGGCGACCAGCGCACCTACAAGGAAGCGCTGGATGAAGTGCAGCGGCTCAAGACGATCATCCGCAAACTGCTCCTGCTCGCCCAGGCCGACTCCGGCCGGCTGCCGCTAAACGCGGCCACCATCGACTTTAGCCAGATGATCGAAAACCTCGTCGAAGACATCGGCATCCTCAATCCGGAGCTCGAAGTGGCGGCGGACGTTCAACCCAACGTAAACATTGAAGCGGACGAGGAATTGATTGAACAGGTGATCCAGAACCTGGCCAGCAACGCCGTCAAGTTCAGCGAGGGCGAATCGCCGATCACGTTGTCGTTGACTGCCGGCGAGCAGGTTGAGTTCACCATTTCCAATCGCGGCCAAGGGATTCCCGAAGAAGACAACGATCGGATTTTTGAACGCTTCTACCGCACCGACAAGGCCCACAGCCGCAAGACCGACGGCACCGGCCTCGGCCTCAGCCTCGCCCGCGAAATCGCCCACGCCCACGGCGGAACGCTGGAGCTGTTGAACCCCGCCGGGAGGGAAACGACTTTTAGCCTTAAATTACCGAACCGTAATCAATAA
- a CDS encoding response regulator transcription factor, protein MKVLVVEDEEKISGFVRKGLEARGFQATVADNGDEGHALASTGDYDVVVLDLMLPGRDGLSVLQELRARGNTVPVIVLTARTEANERVQGLEAGADDYVTKPFFMDELIARINAVARRTNLLHAGKLTLNTLSREAHYGREEIFFAPREFSVLEHLMRAPGNIFTRDQLLEQVWGYGFDPQTNLVDVCIRRIREKIDREGHRFIETIRGVGYRFNKTET, encoded by the coding sequence ATGAAGGTGCTCGTGGTTGAAGACGAAGAAAAAATTTCCGGGTTCGTCCGCAAAGGGCTCGAAGCCCGGGGGTTCCAGGCCACGGTGGCCGACAACGGCGACGAAGGCCACGCGCTTGCGTCGACCGGGGACTACGACGTGGTGGTGCTCGACCTCATGCTGCCGGGGCGCGACGGACTGTCTGTTCTCCAGGAGCTGCGGGCACGCGGCAATACGGTTCCCGTCATTGTTCTGACCGCGCGCACGGAGGCCAACGAACGCGTACAAGGATTGGAGGCCGGTGCGGACGACTATGTGACCAAACCCTTTTTCATGGATGAGTTGATCGCGCGCATCAACGCCGTGGCGCGGCGCACCAACCTCCTGCACGCGGGCAAGCTGACCCTCAACACCTTGTCGCGCGAGGCGCACTATGGCCGCGAGGAAATCTTCTTTGCCCCGCGCGAGTTCAGCGTTCTGGAGCACCTGATGCGTGCGCCCGGAAACATCTTCACCCGCGATCAGCTGCTGGAGCAGGTTTGGGGCTATGGCTTTGATCCGCAGACCAACCTGGTCGATGTCTGCATCCGGCGCATCCGCGAAAAGATCGACCGCGAAGGCCACCGCTTCATCGAAACCATCCGCGGCGTCGGCTACCGCTTCAACAAAACTGAAACGTGA